One segment of Xiphias gladius isolate SHS-SW01 ecotype Sanya breed wild chromosome 1, ASM1685928v1, whole genome shotgun sequence DNA contains the following:
- the copb1 gene encoding coatomer subunit beta: MTAAENVCYTLINVPSDSEPPSEVTLKADLEKGEIKAKTEALKKVIIMILNGEKLPGLLMTIIRFVLPLQDHTIKKLLLVFWEIVPKTTPDGKLLQEMILVCDAYRKDLQHPNEFIRGSTLRFLCKLKESELLEPLMPAIRACLEHRHSYVRRNAVLAIYTIYRNFEHLIPDAPELIHDFLVNEKDASCKRNAFMMLIHADQDRALDYLSTCIDQVHTFGDILQLVIVELIYKVCHANPSERARFIRCIYNLLQSSSPAVKYEAAGTLVTLSSAPTAIKAAAQCYIDLIIKESDNNVKLIVLDRLIELKEHPTHERVLQDLVMDILRVLSTPDLEVRKKTLQLALDLVSSRNVEELVIVLKKEVIKTNNVTEHEDTDKYRQLLVRTLHSCSVRFPDMAANVIPVLMEFLSDTNEAAAADVLEFVREAIQRFDNLRPLIIEKMLEVFHAIKTVKIYRGALWILGEYCSTKDDIQSVMTEVRRSLGEIPIVENEIKKETGEVKPEDEVSAAPAQKLVTEMGTYVTQSALSSSRPSKKDEDRPPLRGFLMDGDFYVAASLATTLTKVALRYVAIVQDKKKQNSFVAEAMLIMVTVLHLGKSSLPKKPITDDDVDRISLCLKVLSECSPLMNDIFNKECRKSLSHMLTVRLEEEKLSQKKESEKRNVTVQADDPISFMQLTAKNEMTSKEDQFQLSLLAAMGNTQRKEAADPLSSKLNKVTQLTGFSDPVYAEAYVHVNQYDIVLDVLVVNQTSDTLQNCTLELATLGDLKLVEKPSPLTLAPHDFANIKANVKVASTENGIIFGNIVYDVSGAASDRNCVVLSDIHIDIMDYIQPASCTDAEFRQMWAEFEWENKVTVNTNITDLNEYLQHILKSTNMKCLTPEKALSGFCGFMAANLYARSIFGEDALANVSIEKPIHLGPEAPVNGHIRIRAKSQGMALSLGDKINLSQKKTNV, translated from the exons ATGACAGCTGCAGAGAACGTTTGTTACACTCTGATCAATGTTCCATCTGACTCAGAGCCCCCTTCCGAAGTCACCCTAAAAGCGGATCTAG AAAAGGGGGAGATCAAAGCAAAGACCGAGGCCCTGAAGAAGGTCATCATCATGATCCTGAACGGTGAGAAGTTGCCAGGACTGCTGATGACCATCATCCGCTTCGTCCTCCCACTTCAAGACCACACAATCAAGAAGCTACTGCTGGTTTTCTGGGAGATTGTCCCCAAAACAACTCCAGATGGCAAGCTTCTTCAGGAGATGATCCTGGTCTGTGATGCCTACAGAAAG GACCTGCAGCATCCCAATGAATTCATTCGTGGCTCCACTCTGCGTTTCCTGTGCAAGCTGAAGGAGTCTGAGTTGCTTGAGCCCCTCATGCCAGCGATCCGGGCCTGCCTGGAGCACCGTCACAGCTATGTGCGCCGCAATGCCGTCCTGGCCATTTACACCATCTATAG gAACTTTGAACATCTCATCCCAGATGCTCCAGAGTTGATCCATGATTTTCTTGTCAATGAGAAAGATGCCAGCTGTAAGAGAAATGCTTTCATGATGCTGATTCATGCAGATCAG GATCGAGCTCTGGATTACCTCAGCACATGTATTGACCAAGTGCACACTTTTGGTGACATTCTCCAGCTGGTCATTGTGGAGCTGATTTACAAA GTTTGCCACGCTAACCCGTCTGAGCGTGCCCGGTTTATCCGCTGCATCTACAACCTGCTTCAGTCCTCCAGCCCGGCTGTTAAGTATGAGGCTGCCGGCACTCTTGTAACCCTCTCCAGTGCTCCCACGGCCATTAAG GCTGCTGCCCAGTGCTACATTGATTTGATTATCAAGGAGAGCGACAACAATGTGAAGCTGATTGTTCTTGATCGTCTGATTGAACTGAAGGAGCATCCCACTCACGAGCGTGTACTCCAG GACCTTGTGATGGACATCCTGCGTGTTCTCAGCACTCCTGACCTGGAAGTCAGAAAGAAGACCTTGCAGCTGGCACTGGACCTTGTTTCATCTCGCAATGTAGAAGAG TTGGTGATTGTTTTGAAGAAAGAGGTGATCAAGACAAATAACGTAACGGAACATGAAGACACTGATAAGTACAGGCAGCTGTTGGTGCGCACTCTCCACTCTTGTAGTGTGCGCTTCCCTGACATGGCGGCCAATGTCATACCTGTG CTGATGGAATTCTTAAGTGACACTAATgaggcagctgctgctgatgtgctgGAGTTTGTACGGGAGGCCATTCAGAGATTTGACAACTTGAGACCCCTCATCATCGAGAAGATGCTGGAAGTCTTTCACGCCATCAAAACTGTCAA GATCTACAGGGGTGCGCTGTGGATCTTGGGAGAATATTGCAGCACCAAGGATGACATCCAGAGTGTGATGACAGAAGTACGCAGGTCCTTGGGAGAG ATCCCGATTGTAGAAAatgagataaagaaagagacaggagaggtGAAGCCAGAGGATGAAGTGAGTGCAGCTCCAGCCCAGAAGCTGGTGACAGAGATGGGCACGTATGTGACACAGAGTGCCCTCAGCTCCTCCAGGCCTTCGAAGAAAGATGAAGATAG ACCTCCACTTAGAGGCTTCCTGATGGATGGAGACTTTTATGTCGCAGCATCCCTGGCCACCACACTTACCAAAGTGGCCTTGCGCTATGTTGCTATCGttcaagacaaaaagaaacaaaat TCGTTTGTTGCAGAGGCCATGCTGATCATGGTCACTGTGCTGCACCTGGGCAAGTCTTCTCTGCCCAAGAAGCCAATTACAGACGATGATGTGGACCGCATCTCGCTGTGCCTTAAGGTCCTGTCAGAGTGCTCACCACTTATgaatgacattttcaacaagGAGTGCCGAAAATCCCTGTCACACATGCTGACTGTCAGACTGGAGGAAGAGAAGCTGTCACAGAAG AAAGAGTCTGAGAAACGTAATGTAACAGTGCAGGCAGACGACCCCATCTCCTTCATGCAGCTGACAGCCAAAAATGAGATGACTTCTAAGGAGGACCAGTTCCAGCTCAGTCTACTGGCTGCTATGGGCAACACTCAGAGGAAGGAGGCCGCTGATCCCCTCTCTTCAAAACTCAACAAG GTGACTCAGCTGACGGGCTTCTCAGACCCAGTGTATGCTGAAGCCTATGTTCACGTCAACCAGTATGACATTGTGTTGGACGTGCTGGTGGTCAACCAAACCAGCGATACTCTCCAGAATTGCACCCTTGAGCTAGCCACTTTAG GTGATCTCAAGTTGGTTGAGAAACCTTCCCCTCTAACTCTGGCTCCTCACGATTTTGCTAACATCAAGGCCAATGTCAAGGTGGCCTCTACTGAGAATGGCATTATATTCGGCAACATAG TGTACGATGTTTCGGGAGCTGCTAGCGACAGAAACTGCGTCGTCCTCAGTGACATCCACATTGACATCATGGACTACATCCAGCCAGCCTCCTGCACAGATGCAGAATTCAGACAGATGTGGGCAGAGTTTGAGTGGGAAAACAAG GTGACAGTGAACACCAATATCACTGATCTGAACGAATACCTCCAGCACATCCTCAAGTCCACCAACATGAAGTGTCTGACTCCTGAGAAG GCACTGTCTGGCTTCTGTGGCTTCATGGCAGCCAACCTTTATGCCCGTTCTATCTTTGGAGAAGATGCCCTGGCTAATGTCAGCATCGAGAAGCCCATCCACCTGGGGCCTGAGGCGCCTGTCAACGGACACATCCGCATTAGAGCCAAAAGTCAG GGGATGGCCTTGAGCCTCGGTGACAAGATCAACCTCtcccaaaaaaagacaaatgtctGA